Proteins encoded in a region of the Streptomyces sp. NBC_00258 genome:
- a CDS encoding ADP-ribosylglycohydrolase family protein, translating to MTPLRLTWIQPEDLLGHELHQASQDGREPSAIAARWHRAGGPKSPRRAGASPQPASPYLRALAQDLLDELADLPSGLKDREPTALPKIKVLCHNWPTAAGSPALTAVGNRSAGAMGVPLDRSREWGRVGTADLSSTAGGLGAAPPVSGRGGSGEEKAPPTPATLHPRLEAAWLGRAAGCLLGKPVEKLPLDGIRALARATGNWPLTTWFTERGLPPDLKATHPWNRRSAPTSLAENIDGMPEDDDLNYPLLNLLLLQRHGKHFTTTDVARLWLDELPAGRTFTAERVAYRNLLDGIEPPHTARHRNPFREWIGALIRADVHGWTNPGAPATAAEQAHRDATLTHTANGVYAAMFTAAAIAEAATGTSDIHACLRTGLTVVPPDSRLAEAVRHAIQLAAGQRDFETVVDELHATHAAYHWVHAIPNTALLAAALTHADGDFTVSICRAVSGGWDTDSTGATAGSITGLLAGGPEAIPSRWTTPLKNRLATSVGDFNGTGFDTLADLTAQLATRPTA from the coding sequence ATGACCCCCCTCCGCCTGACCTGGATCCAGCCGGAGGACCTCCTGGGCCACGAACTCCACCAGGCAAGCCAGGACGGCCGCGAACCATCGGCCATCGCCGCCCGCTGGCACAGGGCGGGAGGCCCCAAGTCCCCCCGACGAGCAGGCGCCTCTCCACAACCGGCCTCCCCCTACCTACGGGCCCTGGCCCAGGACCTCCTGGACGAACTGGCGGATCTACCAAGCGGGTTGAAGGACAGAGAGCCAACAGCCCTGCCCAAGATCAAGGTCCTGTGCCACAACTGGCCCACAGCAGCCGGCAGCCCCGCGCTTACCGCTGTGGGCAATCGTTCCGCAGGGGCGATGGGGGTCCCGCTCGATCGAAGCCGAGAGTGGGGGAGGGTGGGCACAGCGGACCTCAGCAGCACAGCCGGGGGTCTGGGGGCAGCGCCCCCAGTTTCGGGAAGGGGTGGGTCTGGGGAAGAAAAAGCGCCCCCGACCCCAGCCACACTCCACCCCCGCCTGGAGGCCGCCTGGCTGGGCAGAGCCGCAGGCTGCCTCCTCGGCAAGCCAGTGGAAAAGCTCCCCCTGGACGGCATCAGAGCACTGGCCAGAGCCACCGGCAACTGGCCCCTGACCACCTGGTTCACAGAACGAGGCCTCCCCCCGGACCTCAAGGCAACCCACCCCTGGAACCGCCGCTCCGCCCCCACCTCCCTCGCCGAGAACATCGACGGCATGCCGGAGGACGACGACCTCAACTACCCCCTCCTGAACCTCCTGCTGCTCCAACGCCACGGCAAGCACTTCACCACCACGGACGTGGCCCGCCTGTGGCTGGACGAACTCCCCGCAGGCCGCACGTTCACCGCGGAACGAGTCGCCTACCGCAACCTCCTGGACGGCATCGAGCCCCCGCACACCGCCCGCCATCGCAACCCGTTCCGCGAATGGATCGGCGCCCTGATCCGCGCGGACGTCCACGGCTGGACCAACCCGGGCGCCCCGGCGACCGCCGCGGAACAGGCCCACAGGGACGCCACCCTCACCCACACCGCCAACGGCGTCTACGCGGCGATGTTCACGGCGGCCGCCATCGCCGAGGCGGCCACCGGCACGAGCGACATCCACGCCTGCCTCCGCACGGGCCTCACCGTCGTACCCCCCGACTCCCGCCTCGCCGAAGCCGTCCGCCACGCGATCCAACTGGCCGCGGGACAGAGGGACTTCGAGACGGTCGTCGACGAACTGCACGCCACCCACGCCGCGTACCACTGGGTCCACGCCATCCCCAACACGGCCCTGCTCGCCGCCGCCCTCACCCACGCGGACGGCGACTTCACGGTCTCCATCTGCCGTGCCGTGTCGGGCGGCTGGGACACGGACTCGACCGGCGCGACGGCCGGCTCGATCACGGGCCTGCTCGCGGGCGGCCCCGAAGCGATCCCGTCCCGCTGGACGACCCCTCTGAAGAACCGACTGGCCACGTCCGTCGGCGACTTCAACGGCACGGGCTTCGACACCCTCGCCGACCTGACGGCCCAGCTGGCGACCCGGCCGACCGCCTGA
- a CDS encoding HpcH/HpaI aldolase/citrate lyase family protein, with product MTTEATGVAGATDAFPLTWLYVPGDRPEVVAKALVAGADVVVVDLEDAIAPDRKEYARAATADLLSEPSSLPVPVHVRVNALDSPESAADLRTLTTLPALSGLRLPKVTAPSQVVRTADRAPHIPLYALLESALAVEHAYAIATAHPALHGISLGEADLRADLGVRDDAGLDWPRSRVVLAARAADLAPPPQSVHTDVRDLTGLAASCAHGRALGFLGRAAIHPRQLPVIETAYLPTPEDIESAESVLKAAATHPGAQALPDGRFIDAAVVAAAHRTLALARRR from the coding sequence GTGACCACGGAAGCCACCGGAGTCGCAGGAGCAACCGACGCCTTCCCTCTCACCTGGCTGTACGTTCCCGGCGACCGACCCGAAGTGGTGGCGAAGGCCCTGGTCGCGGGCGCCGACGTGGTCGTCGTCGACCTGGAGGACGCGATCGCCCCCGACCGCAAGGAGTACGCCCGCGCCGCCACCGCCGACCTCCTGTCCGAGCCGTCCTCGCTCCCGGTCCCGGTGCACGTCCGCGTCAACGCCCTGGACAGCCCGGAGTCCGCCGCCGACCTCCGGACCCTCACCACGCTCCCGGCCCTCTCGGGCCTCCGCCTGCCCAAGGTCACGGCCCCCTCCCAGGTCGTACGTACGGCGGACAGGGCCCCGCACATCCCCCTGTACGCCCTCCTGGAATCGGCTCTCGCCGTCGAGCACGCCTACGCGATCGCCACGGCCCACCCCGCCCTGCACGGCATCTCGCTCGGCGAGGCCGATCTCCGGGCCGACCTCGGTGTACGTGACGACGCGGGCCTCGACTGGCCACGCTCCCGAGTGGTTCTGGCCGCCCGGGCGGCGGACCTGGCCCCGCCGCCCCAGTCCGTCCACACCGACGTGCGCGACCTCACCGGTCTGGCCGCGTCCTGCGCCCACGGCCGCGCGCTGGGCTTCCTCGGCCGCGCGGCCATCCATCCCCGTCAGCTCCCGGTGATCGAGACGGCCTACCTCCCGACCCCGGAGGACATCGAATCGGCCGAGTCGGTTCTCAAGGCCGCGGCCACCCACCCCGGCGCCCAGGCTCTCCCGGACGGCCGCTTCATCGACGCGGCGGTGGTTG
- a CDS encoding CaiB/BaiF CoA transferase family protein, whose product MTQTAVTAPAPLTGLRVLDLATLFAGPLAATMLGDFGAEVIKVEHPRRPDPSRGHGPSKNGIGLWWKLLGRNKRTMTLDLSTNGGRATLLRLAASTDVIIENFRPGTLEKWGLGWEELSAANPRLVLARVTGFGQFGPYAHRPGFGTLAEAMSGFAAITGEPDAPPTLPPFGLADSIAGLATAYAVMTALAARDRTGRGQVVDMAIIEPILTVLGPQPLWYDQLGHIQPRTGNRSQNNAPRNTYRTADGSWVAVSTSAQSIAERVMRLVGRPDLIVEPWFTTGAERARHSDVLDEAVGSWIACHTREEVIEAFEKAEAAVAPIQDVRDVMTDPQYAALDTVTTVDDPELGPLRMQNVLFRLTDTPGGIRWAGRPHGADTDTVLAELGLTEAEISTLRSEGAL is encoded by the coding sequence ATGACCCAAACCGCCGTGACCGCACCGGCACCCCTCACCGGCCTCCGCGTCCTCGACCTCGCCACCCTCTTCGCCGGCCCTCTCGCAGCCACGATGCTCGGCGACTTCGGCGCGGAGGTCATCAAGGTCGAGCACCCCCGCAGACCCGACCCGTCCCGCGGCCACGGCCCGTCGAAGAACGGCATCGGCCTGTGGTGGAAGCTCCTGGGCCGCAACAAACGCACGATGACGCTGGACCTCTCCACCAACGGCGGCCGTGCGACGCTCCTCCGCCTGGCCGCCTCCACCGACGTGATCATCGAGAACTTCCGCCCCGGAACCCTGGAGAAATGGGGCCTCGGATGGGAGGAGCTCTCGGCGGCGAACCCCCGTCTGGTCCTGGCCCGCGTCACCGGCTTCGGCCAGTTCGGCCCGTACGCGCACCGACCCGGCTTCGGCACGCTCGCCGAGGCGATGAGCGGTTTCGCCGCGATCACCGGCGAACCGGACGCCCCGCCGACCCTCCCGCCCTTCGGCCTCGCCGACTCGATCGCGGGCCTGGCCACGGCGTACGCGGTGATGACGGCCCTCGCGGCCCGCGACCGCACGGGCCGCGGGCAGGTCGTCGACATGGCGATCATCGAGCCGATCCTCACGGTCCTGGGCCCGCAGCCGCTCTGGTACGACCAGTTGGGCCACATCCAGCCCCGCACGGGCAACCGCTCCCAGAACAACGCCCCCCGCAACACCTACCGCACCGCGGACGGCAGTTGGGTCGCCGTCTCGACCTCGGCCCAGTCGATCGCCGAACGTGTGATGCGCCTGGTCGGCCGCCCCGACCTGATCGTCGAGCCCTGGTTCACCACCGGCGCGGAACGGGCCCGCCACTCCGACGTCCTCGACGAGGCAGTCGGCTCGTGGATCGCCTGCCACACCCGCGAGGAGGTCATCGAGGCTTTCGAGAAGGCGGAGGCGGCGGTGGCCCCGATCCAGGACGTACGCGACGTCATGACGGACCCTCAGTACGCCGCCCTCGACACGGTCACCACCGTCGACGACCCCGAACTGGGCCCGCTGCGTATGCAGAACGTCCTCTTCCGCCTCACCGACACCCCCGGCGGAATCCGCTGGGCGGGCCGCCCGCACGGCGCCGACACGGACACCGTCCTCGCCGAACTCGGCCTGACGGAGGCCGAGATCAGCACGCTCAGATCGGAGGGCGCACTGTGA